CTACAAGGATTACGCCATTTCGCCCGAGCTCTTCCACTGGGAATCCCAGAGCACCACCACCGAGCGATCTGACACCGCGCAGCGATATATCCACCATCGTGAGATGGGAACAAATATCCTGCTCTTTGTCAGAAGAACTCGCCAGGAAGACAGGCAAACGGCGCCTTACGTTTTTCTCGGACCTGCCGACTACGTCAGACATGCGGGAGAGAAACCGCTATCCATCGTTTGGAGACTTCGACGTCCTGCGCCCGCGGATCTGTTCCAGCAGTTTCAACTGGCGGCCGGCTGAATAATCGCGGGCAAAGGCGCTGCCGCATCATTTGAAGGACCTCTCCGTGAATGCGCTACGGGTGACCGGGCCGGCACGACTCGGAGCGCGACGAGACGTGCTGGAAGACGGGCGATCGTGCTCAGCCGCGGGGCGAGGCGTACCGAGGCGTACG
This DNA window, taken from Thermoanaerobaculia bacterium, encodes the following:
- a CDS encoding DUF3427 domain-containing protein; amino-acid sequence: GNMTFERRYRMREGVVFDRDSKSDILVPTVEKSEKHYSPTTRYKDYAISPELFHWESQSTTTERSDTAQRYIHHREMGTNILLFVRRTRQEDRQTAPYVFLGPADYVRHAGEKPLSIVWRLRRPAPADLFQQFQLAAG